The following are encoded in a window of Dysidea avara chromosome 4, odDysAvar1.4, whole genome shotgun sequence genomic DNA:
- the LOC136252285 gene encoding deoxyribonuclease-1-like isoform X2, which translates to MKVAKQLTVLGIFLSFAIQVSTTPLHIGAFNLHIFGQSKFSESEVVSIISKIVRRYDIILLQEIRDVSETIIHDLLTVVNNEEQFYTYNIVVGPRLGRSSSKEQYAYIYRNETVQILDNYTHPDNDDVFEREPFVVLVRDLTATPVADLVLIGIHVRPSDAEDEINGLVPVYEEAESRYNTSHIIIMGDMNADCSYLSNARYNDLSFTTDSRFLWLISKDDDTTTANSSCAYDRFVVTRLVNNSLIPGSVLIYLFDREFNLTWAEAIDVSDHYPIELQLEGSSTTGSGDDNNNNNVNMNNNINNNNNNNGNGGNGDRPTFTYDLLLLIMLLAFVVMLL; encoded by the exons ATGAAGGTTGCAAAGCAGTTGACAGTACTTGGAATATTCCTGTCGTTTGCTATTCAAGTGTCAACAACGCCACTTCACATAGGAGCATTCAATTTGCACATATTCGGACAATCAAAGTTCTCAGAAAGCGAAGTGGTCTCCATTATCAGCAAG ATTGTTAGACGATATGACATCATACTACTGCAAGAAATAAGGGATGTGTCAGAGACGATCATTCACGATCTCTTAACAGTGGTCAACAA TGAAGAGCAGTTCTACACTTACAACATAGTGGTGGGACCTAGACTGGGCAGGTCTAGTAGTAAAGAGCAATATGCGTACATCTACAG gAATGAAACTGTTCAGATATTGGACAATTACACTCACCCTGATAATGATGACGTGTTTGAACGAGAACCATTTGTGGTGCTTGTAAGAGATCTGACAGCAACAC ctgttgCTGACTTGGTCTTAATTGGTATCCATGTTCGGCCATCTGATGCTGAAGACGAGATCAATGGACTAGTTCCAGTATATGAAGAAGCTGAGAGCAGATACAACACATCACACATAATCATTATGGGGGACATGAATGCTGACTGTTCCTACTTGTCCAACGCAAGATATAATGATCTAAGCTTCACTACTGACAGTCGGTTCCTGTGGTTGATCAGTAAAGATGATGATACTACTACAGCCAATAGTTCCTGTGCTTATGATAG GTTTGTTGTCACTCGTCTTGTTAATAACTCCCTAATCCCGGGGAGCgtcttgatttatttatttgacCGTGAATTCAACCTCACATGGGCAGAG GCTATTGATGTCAGTGATCATTATCCAATAGAACTGCAGCTGGAAG GTAGCAGTACTACAGGTAGTGGGGAcgacaacaacaataacaacgtTAACATGAACAACAacataaacaacaacaacaacaacaatggaAATGGTGGCAATGGGGACAGGCCAACATTCACTTACGATTTACTGTTACTTATAATGTTGTTGGCTTTTGTAGTGATGTTGCTGTAA
- the LOC136252285 gene encoding deoxyribonuclease-1-like isoform X1, whose protein sequence is MKVAKQLTVLGIFLSFAIQVSTTPLHIGAFNLHIFGQSKFSESEVVSIISKIVRRYDIILLQEIRDVSETIIHDLLTVVNNEEQFYTYNIVVGPRLGRSSSKEQYAYIYRNETVQILDNYTHPDNDDVFEREPFVVLVRDLTATPVADLVLIGIHVRPSDAEDEINGLVPVYEEAESRYNTSHIIIMGDMNADCSYLSNARYNDLSFTTDSRFLWLISKDDDTTTANSSCAYDRFVVTRLVNNSLIPGSVLIYLFDREFNLTWAEAIDVSDHYPIELQLEGPSDATVPSSASTTATTIMVLTSSIITPSQTPQDSTNNNANIDDDDDDNSIVVGVIVGVITGVITSLLILVIAGLVAGVIIYKYIFKLSHVYPAGQGIVQVEPTTQYEN, encoded by the exons ATGAAGGTTGCAAAGCAGTTGACAGTACTTGGAATATTCCTGTCGTTTGCTATTCAAGTGTCAACAACGCCACTTCACATAGGAGCATTCAATTTGCACATATTCGGACAATCAAAGTTCTCAGAAAGCGAAGTGGTCTCCATTATCAGCAAG ATTGTTAGACGATATGACATCATACTACTGCAAGAAATAAGGGATGTGTCAGAGACGATCATTCACGATCTCTTAACAGTGGTCAACAA TGAAGAGCAGTTCTACACTTACAACATAGTGGTGGGACCTAGACTGGGCAGGTCTAGTAGTAAAGAGCAATATGCGTACATCTACAG gAATGAAACTGTTCAGATATTGGACAATTACACTCACCCTGATAATGATGACGTGTTTGAACGAGAACCATTTGTGGTGCTTGTAAGAGATCTGACAGCAACAC ctgttgCTGACTTGGTCTTAATTGGTATCCATGTTCGGCCATCTGATGCTGAAGACGAGATCAATGGACTAGTTCCAGTATATGAAGAAGCTGAGAGCAGATACAACACATCACACATAATCATTATGGGGGACATGAATGCTGACTGTTCCTACTTGTCCAACGCAAGATATAATGATCTAAGCTTCACTACTGACAGTCGGTTCCTGTGGTTGATCAGTAAAGATGATGATACTACTACAGCCAATAGTTCCTGTGCTTATGATAG GTTTGTTGTCACTCGTCTTGTTAATAACTCCCTAATCCCGGGGAGCgtcttgatttatttatttgacCGTGAATTCAACCTCACATGGGCAGAG GCTATTGATGTCAGTGATCATTATCCAATAGAACTGCAGCTGGAAG GTCCCAGTGATGCTACTGTGCCAAGTAGTGCAAGTACTACAGCCACAACCATCATGGTGTTAACATCTTCGATCATCACACCTTCACAAACTCCTCAAGACAGCACGAACAATAATGCcaacattgatgatgatgatgatgataactcCATAGTGGTGGGAGTGATTGTTGGAGTGATAACGGGAGTTATAACATCACTGCTGATACTAGTTATAGCTGGACTAGTGGCAGG GGTCATCATCTACAAGTACATCTTCAAACTAAGTCATGTATATCCTGCTGGTCAAGGAATTGTACAAGTGGAACCCACAACACAATATGAAAATTAA
- the LOC136252290 gene encoding transcription initiation factor TFIID subunit 3-like yields MSEEVASRLLQVTVAQLLVPIGWSSVTNTSLQVLGDVVKRYIEGLGRTTSGYAEHANRQISNLDDLAMVFDHYNINMASMQDFLSEVDHVPFPHDVPQFPIRCCNNKHLHESATPITSVQGSSTLIGDNYYDDEDDEEAWSPLIPSYLPPLPTKETEKDEEDDKESGIHVSDTEDMEVGAEAITPGDGLVAKGLSGMASCGRRGRTFSTDSDISSEHDDQAMSRVPDDVTMQHSTAAMSTRVVPHRINPNRSSGTVSPVTPHEEDPSRTKIQLDDSSPESDIDVDVESQPPPVTVKKKKDTLTLELSPRESDSDSEKKSSKKQKSSTTPPSNRVTKSETKEINFGSNKPTVSSQLLTRFTLAKETSQEPVEAAPATKAVSPDIGRLPEPLPPLKLKPEAREAKVSLSSLSPLSSDISSPRSPPFGSKSMQLNVEKLALESPTQRSYKLDSLAVSPIATASTKYLFPPPPPLATASKDDSAPLLSPTITTNSEGEDSDNLSVPPATPEKQEEPVEPAATKSIKNMSPTISSRPVKELSKPTNVTVKESGLIVSIDRKYITLPQARGSSKSRKKKQKSTTKGSGPPKYLVVSIPKKHYFHALTSRQKSKLSQPITPATVAAVVSTKQEHKTKTKAVDVEEKVQLLPTPMSIDTTPQPVVTPVQAPPQSLKLRFRLNSDVVGESSITPRSVSREGTPQPMDWSSGGHTSSHKKKKKHKKEKKKKKKHHDDDSSSDSEGIYSEGNGTRETQTTVNKGFMVPPVQTTVLPYHPIFPPVAYPQAICPVCKFPDDGRPMIACDLCDRWFHWACVNIVSEPSDGDWFCPECNRDQLNSSSKRKEHKHKKKKKHFHD; encoded by the exons ATGTCTGAGGAGGTAGCTAGTCGGTTGTTACAAGTGACAGTGGCTCAGCTGCTGGTACCGATTGGCTGGAGTAGTGTCACTAACACATCACTGCAAGTGTTGGGAGATGTTGTAAAGAGATACATTGAGGGTCTTGGAAGGACCACCAGTGGATATGCTGAACATG CCAACAGGCAAATATCTAACCTTGATGATTTGGCGATGGTATTTGACCACTACAATATTAACATGGCCTCAATGCAAGATTTTCTCAGTGAAGTTGACCATGTACCATTCCCTCATGATGTACCCCAGTTCCCTATCAGATGTTGCAATAACAAACATTTACATGAATCAGCCACACCCATCACATCAGTGCAGGGTAGCAGTACTCTGATTGgtgataattattatgatgatgaagatgacgAGGAGGCTTGGTCCCCACTTATTCCATCCTACTTGCCACCCCTTCCAACCAAAGAGACAGAAAAGG ATGAAGAGGATGATAAAGAAAGTGGTATTCATGTTTCTGACACTGAAGACATGGAGGTGGGTGCTGAGGCTATCACACCAGGGGATGGACTGGTTGCTAAGGGGTTGTCAGGGATGGCTAGCTGTGGACGGAGGGGAAGAACATTTTCCACTG ATTCAGATATATCTAGTGAACACGATGATCAAGCTATGTCTCGTGTACCTGATGATGTTACTATGCAGCACAGCACTGCTGCTATGTCAACTAGAGTGGTCCCCCACCGAATAAACCCTAACAGATCATCCGGGACGGTTTCACCAGTTACGCCACATGAAGAAGACCCCTCCAGAACTAAAATACAACTTGATGATTCATCACCGGAAAGTGACATAGACGTTGATGTTGAGAGTCAGCCACCTCCTGTAACTGTCAAGAAGAAGAAGGACACCTTGACTCTTGAGTTGTCTCCACGAGAGTCTGACAGTGACTCTGAAAAGAAGAGCTCTAAGAAACAGAAGTCATCAACTACACCTCCTTCCAATAGAGTTACTAAATCAGAAACTAAGGAGATAAATTTTGGTTCTAATAAGCCGACAGTGTCTTCACAGTTGCTGACAAGATTTACACTAGCTAAGGAGACCTCCCAAGAACCAGTAGAAGCAGCTCCTGCTACAAAGGCTGTCTCACCAGACATTGGCCGTCTTCCTGAGCCCCTGCCTCCACTGAAGTTGAAACCTGAGGCACGTGAAGCAAAGGTGTCTTTATCTTCTTTGAGTCCTCTCAGTTCCGATATTAGTTCACCACGTTCACCACCGTTTGGCAGCAAAAGCATGCAACTAAATGTGGAGAAGTTAGCATTAGAGTCACCCACTCAGCGTAGCTACAAGCTAGACAGTCTTGCAGTGTCTCCCATAGCTACAGCTTCTACTAAGTACCTGTTTCCACCACCACCACCTTTAGCTACAGCTTCAAAAGATGACTCTGCTCCTTTGTTGTCTCCCACAATTACAACTAACAGTGAAGGGGAGGATAGTGATAATCTCAGTGTACCTCCAGCTACACCAGAAAAACAAGAGGAACCTGTTGAACCTGCTGCTACTAAAAGTATCAAGAACATGTCTCCTACTATAAGCAGTAGGCCAGTTAAAGAATTATCAAAGCCTACAAACGTGACAGTTAAGGAAAGTGGTCTCATTGTAAGCATTGATAGGAAATATATTACACTACCACAAGCTCGTGGCAGCAGTAAGTCACGTAAGAAGAAGCAAAAATCCACAACTAAAGGTTCTGGACCACCGAAATATCTTGTAGTTTCAATACCTAAGAAACACTATTTCCATGCGTTGACTTCACGACAGAAGTCAAAACTGTCACAACCCATTACTCCTGCTACTGTTGCTGCTGTAGTCTCAACAAAACAAGAGCATAAGACTAAG ACTAAAGCTGTTGATGTTGAAGAGAAGGTACAGCTACTCCCAACACCAATGAGTATTGACACTACTCCACAGCCGGTGGTTACTCCAGTGCAGGCACCTCCACAATCACTGAAGTTACGCTTCAGGCTGAACTCTGATGTTGTTGGGGAGTCAAGCATCACTCCAAGAAGCGTTTCCAGGGAAGGCACACCCCAGCCCATGGACTGGTCATCAGGGGGACATACATCATCacataagaagaaaaagaaacacaaaaaagaaaagaagaaaaagaaaaagcacCATGATGA TGACAGCTCATCCGATAGTGAAGGAATTTACTCTGAAGGAAATGGCACCAGAGAAACTCAGACTACCGTAAATAAAGGTTTCAT GGTGCCACCTGTACAAACTACTGTGTTGCCATACCATCCAATTTTCCCTCCTGTGGCCTACCCTCAGGCCATATGTCCAGTGTGTAAATTTCCTGATGATGGTAGACCAATGATTGCTTGTGATCTGTGTGATAGATGGTTCCACtg GGCTTGTGTCAACATAGTCAGTGAACCATCAGATGGAGACTGGTTTTGTCCCGAGTGTAACCGTGACCAATTGAACAGCTCAAGCAAACGCAAGGAACACAAacacaagaagaaaaagaaacacTTCCATGACTag